One Pseudomonas entomophila genomic window carries:
- the rapA gene encoding RNA polymerase-associated protein RapA has product MAQQYQPGQRWISDSEAELGLGTILAQDGRLLTVLYPATGDTRQYSLRNAPLTRVRFSPGDQITHFEGWKLTVREVEDVDGLLVYHGIDGQNQPHTLPETQLSNFIQFRLASDRLFAGQIDPLSWFSLRYNTLQHNSKQMLSSLWGLGGVRAQPIAHQLHIAREVADRIAPRVLLADEVGLGKTIEAGLVIHRQLLSGRASRVLILVPENLQHQWLVEMRRRFNLQVALFDAERFIESDASNPFEDAQLALVALEWLVDDEKAQDALFAAGWDLMVVDEAHHLVWHEEQASPEYALVEQLAQVIPGVLLLTATPEQLGQDSHFARLRLLDPNRFHDLAAFRAESENYRPVAEAVQELLDEGRLSAKAHATIQGFLGAEGEALLAAVSDGDSQASARLIRELLDRHGTGRVLFRNTRAAIQGFPERQLHPYPLANPEQYAELPSGERAELYPEVAFQAQGDVADDDRWWRFDPRVDWLIDTLKMLKRTKVLVICAHAETAMDLEDALRVRSGIPATVFHEGMSILERDRAAAYFADEEFGAQVLICSEIGSEGRNFQFAHHLVMFDLPAHPDLLEQRIGRLDRIGQKHTIQLHIPYLQDSPQERLFQWYHEGLNAFLNTCPTGNALQHQFGPRLLPLLAEGDEKAWGKLVAEARAEREKLEAELHSGRDRLLELNSGGAGEGQALVEAILEQDDQFALPIYMETLFDAFGIDSEDHSENALVLKPSEKMLDASFPLGDDEGVTITYDRGQALSREDMQFLTWEHPMVQGGMDLVLSGSMGNTAVALIKNKALKPGTVLLELLYVSEVVAPRSLQLGRYLPPAALRCLLDANGNDLAARVAFETLNDQLESVPRASSNKFVQAQRDVLAKRIAAGEAKVLPAHEERVAQAQQRLVAEADEELARLTALKAVNPTVRDTEIDALRKQREDGMAALEKAALRLEAIRVLVAG; this is encoded by the coding sequence ATGGCGCAGCAGTATCAACCGGGGCAACGCTGGATCAGCGACAGCGAAGCCGAGCTCGGTCTTGGGACCATCCTGGCGCAGGATGGCCGCCTTCTGACCGTGCTCTACCCGGCCACGGGCGACACCCGCCAGTACTCGCTACGCAATGCGCCGCTGACCCGCGTGCGCTTCTCGCCTGGCGACCAGATCACCCACTTCGAAGGCTGGAAGCTGACGGTGCGCGAGGTCGAGGACGTCGATGGCCTGTTGGTCTACCACGGCATTGACGGGCAGAACCAGCCACACACGCTGCCTGAGACGCAGTTGTCGAACTTCATCCAGTTCCGCCTGGCCAGCGACCGTTTGTTCGCCGGTCAGATCGACCCGCTGTCGTGGTTCTCCCTGCGCTACAACACCCTGCAACACAACAGCAAGCAGATGCTGTCGTCGCTGTGGGGCCTGGGCGGCGTGCGTGCGCAACCTATCGCCCACCAGTTGCACATCGCCCGTGAAGTGGCCGACCGCATCGCCCCGCGCGTGTTGCTGGCCGACGAAGTGGGCCTGGGCAAGACCATCGAAGCGGGCCTGGTCATTCATCGCCAGCTGTTGTCCGGCCGCGCCAGTCGCGTACTGATCCTGGTGCCCGAGAACCTCCAGCACCAGTGGCTGGTGGAGATGCGCCGACGCTTCAACCTGCAGGTGGCGCTGTTCGACGCCGAGCGCTTCATCGAAAGCGACGCCAGCAACCCGTTCGAGGATGCCCAGCTGGCGCTGGTGGCCCTGGAATGGCTGGTCGACGACGAGAAGGCCCAGGACGCACTGTTCGCCGCCGGCTGGGACCTGATGGTGGTCGACGAGGCCCACCACCTGGTCTGGCACGAGGAACAGGCCAGCCCCGAGTATGCACTGGTCGAGCAACTGGCCCAGGTCATCCCGGGCGTGCTGCTGCTCACCGCGACGCCTGAACAGCTCGGCCAGGACAGCCACTTCGCCCGCCTGCGCCTGCTCGACCCCAACCGTTTCCATGACCTGGCCGCGTTCCGCGCCGAGAGCGAAAACTATCGCCCGGTAGCCGAGGCGGTGCAGGAACTGCTCGACGAAGGCCGCCTGTCGGCCAAGGCCCACGCGACTATCCAAGGCTTCCTCGGGGCCGAAGGCGAAGCGCTGCTGGCCGCGGTCAGCGATGGCGACAGCCAGGCCAGCGCACGCCTGATCCGCGAGCTGCTCGACCGCCACGGCACCGGCCGCGTGCTGTTCCGCAACACCCGCGCGGCGATCCAGGGCTTCCCCGAGCGCCAGCTGCACCCCTACCCGCTGGCCAACCCCGAACAATACGCCGAACTGCCGTCGGGCGAACGCGCCGAGCTTTACCCGGAAGTGGCCTTCCAGGCCCAGGGCGACGTGGCAGACGACGACCGCTGGTGGCGCTTCGACCCTCGGGTCGACTGGCTGATCGACACCCTGAAGATGCTCAAGCGCACCAAGGTGCTGGTGATCTGCGCCCACGCCGAGACCGCCATGGACCTGGAAGATGCCCTGCGCGTGCGCTCCGGTATTCCAGCCACGGTGTTCCATGAAGGCATGAGCATCCTCGAGCGCGACCGTGCCGCCGCCTACTTCGCCGACGAAGAGTTCGGCGCCCAGGTGCTGATCTGCTCCGAGATCGGCAGTGAAGGCCGCAACTTCCAGTTCGCCCATCACCTGGTGATGTTCGACCTGCCGGCCCACCCGGACCTGCTCGAGCAGCGTATCGGCCGCCTCGACCGGATCGGCCAGAAACATACGATCCAGCTGCACATCCCGTACCTGCAGGACAGCCCGCAGGAGCGCCTGTTCCAGTGGTACCACGAAGGCCTCAATGCCTTCCTCAACACCTGCCCGACCGGCAACGCCCTGCAGCATCAGTTCGGCCCGCGCCTGCTGCCGCTGCTCGCCGAAGGTGACGAGAAAGCCTGGGGCAAGCTGGTGGCTGAAGCCCGCGCAGAACGTGAAAAGCTCGAAGCCGAACTGCACAGCGGCCGCGACCGCCTGCTGGAACTCAACTCCGGTGGCGCCGGCGAAGGCCAGGCACTGGTCGAGGCGATCCTCGAGCAGGACGACCAGTTCGCCTTGCCGATCTACATGGAAACCCTGTTCGACGCCTTCGGCATCGACAGCGAGGACCACTCAGAGAATGCCCTGGTGCTCAAGCCCAGCGAGAAGATGCTCGATGCCAGCTTCCCGCTGGGTGACGATGAAGGCGTGACCATCACCTACGACCGTGGCCAGGCCCTGTCGCGTGAAGACATGCAATTCCTCACCTGGGAGCACCCTATGGTCCAGGGCGGCATGGACCTGGTGCTGTCCGGCTCGATGGGCAACACCGCAGTCGCGCTGATCAAGAACAAGGCGCTCAAGCCCGGCACCGTGCTGCTCGAGCTGCTGTATGTCAGCGAGGTGGTGGCGCCACGCAGCCTGCAACTGGGCCGCTACCTGCCACCGGCGGCGCTGCGTTGCCTGCTCGACGCCAACGGCAACGATCTGGCGGCGCGCGTTGCCTTCGAAACGCTCAACGACCAGCTCGAGAGCGTGCCACGGGCCAGTTCCAACAAGTTCGTCCAGGCCCAGCGCGACGTGCTGGCCAAGCGCATCGCCGCAGGCGAGGCCAAGGTCCTGCCGGCTCATGAGGAGCGTGTCGCCCAGGCCCAGCAACGCCTGGTGGCCGAGGCGGACGAAGAGCTGGCGCGCCTGACCGCGCTCAAGGCGGTCAACCCTACCGTGCGCGACACTGAGATCGACGCCCTGCGCAAGCAGCGTGAAGATGGCATGGCAGCGCTGGAAAAAGCGGCGCTGCGCCTGGAGGCCATTCGGGTGCTGGTGGCAGGCTGA
- a CDS encoding M949_RS01915 family surface polysaccharide biosynthesis protein: MVAKHRWLNVTLGLGSLALLAACEQKSFEVLPPIPVEQLEVLGVQTPIKSVHFHDREGEGLLVLSRVDGQATDPDTEEEVDKVVLKATLYGRNASSDAFKPRWQIEQETTCAGLDLDVDFYNDVSDVTDLNKDGVAEVTVASHSFCGGGIDPHDIAIEMREGQAAYTITGQSLISPPGEDAFGGEREDSASLKSAPQVLREHMDAVWQQVYKRPWSETTAPADDDPEDDTE, encoded by the coding sequence ATGGTTGCCAAGCACCGCTGGTTGAACGTCACCTTGGGCCTGGGCAGCCTTGCGCTGCTGGCCGCCTGTGAACAGAAAAGTTTCGAAGTGCTGCCGCCGATCCCGGTCGAGCAACTCGAAGTGCTGGGCGTGCAGACGCCGATCAAGAGCGTGCACTTCCACGACCGTGAGGGCGAGGGCCTGCTGGTGCTGAGCCGGGTCGACGGCCAGGCCACCGACCCCGACACCGAGGAAGAAGTCGACAAGGTGGTGCTCAAGGCCACTCTTTATGGCCGCAACGCTTCGTCCGATGCCTTCAAGCCGCGTTGGCAGATCGAGCAGGAAACCACCTGTGCCGGCCTGGATCTGGATGTCGACTTCTACAACGACGTCAGTGACGTCACCGACCTGAACAAGGACGGCGTGGCCGAAGTGACCGTGGCCAGCCATTCCTTCTGCGGTGGCGGCATCGACCCCCACGACATCGCCATCGAGATGCGTGAAGGCCAGGCGGCCTACACGATCACGGGGCAATCGCTGATCAGCCCTCCCGGTGAAGACGCGTTCGGCGGCGAGCGCGAGGACAGCGCCTCGCTGAAGAGCGCCCCGCAGGTCTTGCGCGAGCACATGGACGCGGTCTGGCAGCAGGTCTACAAGCGGCCCTGGAGCGAAACCACCGCGCCAGCCGACGACGACCCGGAAGACGATACCGAGTAA
- a CDS encoding aspartate-semialdehyde dehydrogenase: protein MLPPIIPLSAAPVTSQLDPVKPTPDIPPVVPAQPSSSDGTVDLKQHRDPEEQALLLREEQRRQQQRRKSGEAERFDAVPGDELNADNTVPVAPMGERTRQGLLVDIEV, encoded by the coding sequence ATGCTGCCACCGATCATCCCGCTCAGCGCCGCGCCCGTCACGTCGCAACTCGACCCGGTAAAACCGACGCCGGACATCCCGCCGGTGGTGCCCGCGCAGCCGTCCTCCAGCGACGGTACCGTCGACCTCAAGCAGCACCGCGACCCCGAAGAGCAGGCGCTGTTGCTGCGCGAGGAGCAGCGCCGCCAGCAGCAACGGCGCAAGAGCGGCGAGGCGGAGCGCTTCGACGCCGTGCCGGGCGACGAACTCAACGCCGACAACACCGTGCCGGTGGCCCCCATGGGCGAACGTACGCGCCAAGGGTTGCTGGTGGACATCGAGGTCTGA
- the ccoM gene encoding cytochrome c oxidase subunit CcoM: MFFDNVVIAGVVTVGLMLAFFAGLGIFIWKDSNKRKQR, translated from the coding sequence ATGTTCTTCGACAACGTGGTTATCGCGGGTGTGGTAACGGTCGGGCTGATGTTGGCGTTCTTCGCCGGTCTGGGAATTTTCATCTGGAAGGATTCGAACAAGCGCAAGCAGCGCTGA
- a CDS encoding FUSC family protein, whose translation MPITFQALFAPSSLALKFALKTLLGGGLALWLALRWGLEQPAWALMTAFIVAQPLSGMVVQKGLARLAGTLVGTFMSVVFIGLFAQTPWLFLFTLALWLALCTAASTQLRSAWAYAFVLAGYTAAIIALPAIDHPLQVFDQAVARCTEISLGICCATASSALVWPMRVEQQLAGQARQAWQNGLQAASAMLAGEDEARKGLLETLGRIVAIDAQREHAWFEGSRGRQRARAIQGLSQKLMVLLRLSRSVRRQWRQLDETEARHLLPWLDEVRAQLATPSQPNLLVLRQRLWDAAHDERISAAEHYCLARLTLLLDYAMAASQALDDVEQGRAPKEVAQSLAAHRDLSLALLFGSRSALAFLVMSSFWLATAWPSAPGGLVLTCVVCSLFASRENGAQIGLSFLRGILLAIPVAFLVGQILLPQWSSFAMLCLGMGVPLFFGALGMAHPRIGATATSYCLHFIVLVAPLNAMHFDVASMLNSAQAMLVGVGAAVLAFRLVVLRHPAWLGRRLRAATQGDLVRLTRRDLRGADSWFGGRMADRLMQLARHASELPEAERKRWDDGLHGLDIGDELVHLRLCLAVANAPLGSAERQYLQQLGAVLASGPAPGRGQRLDAASEQFIEALRRQPPSDPLRLAEGAVLQLRKSWGKWCRWQEDPHGVA comes from the coding sequence GTGCCCATCACCTTCCAGGCCCTGTTCGCACCCAGCAGCCTCGCCCTGAAGTTCGCCCTCAAGACCCTGCTTGGTGGCGGCCTGGCGCTGTGGCTGGCGTTGCGCTGGGGACTGGAGCAGCCGGCCTGGGCCTTGATGACCGCGTTCATCGTGGCCCAGCCGCTGTCGGGCATGGTGGTGCAGAAGGGCCTTGCGCGCTTGGCCGGGACGCTGGTCGGCACCTTCATGTCGGTGGTGTTCATTGGCCTGTTCGCGCAGACGCCTTGGCTGTTTCTGTTCACCCTGGCGCTCTGGCTGGCGCTGTGCACCGCCGCCTCCACCCAGTTGCGCAGCGCCTGGGCCTATGCCTTCGTACTGGCCGGCTACACCGCGGCGATCATCGCCCTGCCGGCGATCGACCACCCGTTGCAGGTGTTTGACCAGGCCGTGGCCCGCTGCACCGAGATCAGCCTGGGGATTTGTTGCGCCACCGCCAGCAGTGCCCTGGTCTGGCCCATGCGGGTGGAACAGCAGCTCGCCGGCCAGGCACGCCAGGCCTGGCAGAACGGCTTGCAGGCGGCCAGTGCCATGCTCGCAGGCGAAGACGAAGCGCGCAAAGGGTTGCTGGAGACCCTCGGGCGGATTGTCGCCATCGACGCCCAGCGCGAACACGCCTGGTTCGAAGGCAGTCGCGGCCGACAACGGGCCCGGGCGATCCAGGGCCTGAGCCAGAAACTCATGGTGCTGTTGCGCCTGTCGCGCTCGGTGCGCCGGCAATGGCGCCAACTCGACGAAACCGAAGCCCGGCACCTGTTGCCCTGGCTGGACGAGGTCCGCGCCCAGCTGGCCACACCCAGCCAGCCCAACCTGCTGGTGCTGCGCCAGCGCCTCTGGGACGCGGCCCACGACGAACGGATAAGCGCCGCCGAGCACTACTGTCTGGCACGCCTGACCCTGCTGCTGGACTACGCGATGGCCGCCAGCCAGGCCCTCGACGATGTGGAGCAGGGCAGGGCGCCGAAGGAAGTCGCGCAAAGCCTGGCCGCCCACCGCGACCTGTCGCTGGCCCTTTTGTTCGGATCACGCAGTGCCCTGGCGTTCCTGGTGATGAGCAGCTTCTGGCTGGCCACTGCCTGGCCTTCGGCGCCGGGGGGGCTGGTGTTGACCTGCGTGGTCTGCAGCCTATTCGCCAGCCGCGAGAACGGCGCGCAGATCGGTTTGAGCTTCCTGCGCGGCATCCTGCTGGCGATCCCGGTGGCGTTCCTGGTCGGGCAGATCCTGCTGCCGCAATGGAGCAGCTTCGCCATGCTTTGCCTGGGCATGGGCGTGCCATTGTTCTTCGGCGCCCTGGGCATGGCTCATCCGCGCATCGGCGCCACCGCCACCTCCTACTGCCTGCACTTCATCGTGCTGGTGGCGCCGCTCAATGCCATGCATTTCGACGTGGCGAGCATGCTCAACAGCGCCCAGGCCATGCTGGTGGGGGTGGGCGCCGCAGTACTGGCTTTCCGCCTGGTGGTGCTGCGCCATCCGGCCTGGCTGGGCCGGCGTCTGCGGGCGGCCACCCAAGGCGACCTGGTGCGATTGACCCGGCGTGATCTGCGCGGTGCCGACAGCTGGTTTGGCGGCCGCATGGCCGATCGCCTGATGCAGTTGGCGCGGCATGCCAGCGAATTGCCGGAAGCTGAGCGCAAACGTTGGGATGATGGCCTGCACGGCCTGGACATTGGCGACGAACTGGTGCACTTGCGCTTGTGCCTGGCCGTGGCCAATGCCCCCCTGGGCAGCGCCGAGCGTCAGTATTTGCAACAGCTGGGGGCGGTGCTCGCCAGCGGCCCGGCACCTGGCCGCGGCCAGCGCCTGGATGCCGCCAGCGAACAGTTCATCGAAGCCCTGCGTCGCCAGCCGCCCAGCGATCCGTTGCGTCTGGCCGAGGGGGCGGTTTTGCAGCTGCGCAAGAGCTGGGGCAAATGGTGCCGCTGGCAGGAGGATCCCCATGGGGTTGCGTGA
- a CDS encoding DUF1656 domain-containing protein, which yields MGLREWALGGVLLSPFLVYVLMALLLTGVLRLVVQATPLGRWIWHEALFDAALFVCVLYLVVRLLGPM from the coding sequence ATGGGGTTGCGTGAATGGGCGCTGGGCGGCGTGCTGCTCAGTCCGTTTCTGGTCTACGTGTTGATGGCGCTGTTGCTCACCGGCGTGCTGCGCCTGGTGGTCCAGGCCACCCCCCTGGGGCGCTGGATCTGGCATGAAGCGCTGTTCGACGCGGCGTTGTTCGTTTGTGTCCTGTACCTGGTAGTACGTCTACTGGGCCCAATGTAA
- a CDS encoding efflux RND transporter periplasmic adaptor subunit, giving the protein MRTAVRTLVTLCVVILAVFAGYQLWQYYMLTPWTRDARVRADVVVIAPDVSGWVSALKVRDNQQVKAGELLMTIDRERFQAAFDQASAVVETRTQQLRLRDREAARRTALGTEAISAELRENAQINAAVARGELHEAEAQLQVARINLARSEVRAPRGGHITNLRLAEGNFVNTGQSVMALVDDATFYIQAYFEETKLPRIRVGDTVNVWLMGAGESMQGHVESISRGITDRNSTPDGQLLPEVEPTFNWVRLAQRIPVRIRLDQIPEGVTLSAGMTASVQVHEDQGQR; this is encoded by the coding sequence ATGCGTACAGCCGTACGTACCCTGGTCACCCTGTGCGTGGTGATCCTCGCCGTGTTCGCCGGCTACCAGCTCTGGCAGTACTACATGCTCACGCCCTGGACCCGGGATGCGCGGGTGCGGGCCGATGTGGTGGTGATCGCCCCTGATGTGTCGGGCTGGGTCAGCGCGCTCAAGGTCCGCGACAACCAGCAGGTCAAGGCCGGTGAACTGCTGATGACCATCGACCGCGAGCGTTTCCAGGCCGCCTTCGACCAGGCCAGCGCCGTGGTCGAGACCCGCACCCAGCAACTGCGTCTGCGTGATCGCGAAGCGGCGCGGCGCACGGCGCTGGGGACCGAGGCGATCAGTGCCGAGCTGCGCGAGAACGCCCAGATCAACGCTGCCGTTGCCCGCGGCGAACTGCACGAAGCCGAGGCGCAGTTGCAGGTGGCCAGGATCAACCTGGCACGTAGCGAAGTGCGCGCCCCACGTGGCGGGCATATCACCAACCTGCGCCTGGCCGAGGGCAACTTCGTCAATACCGGGCAGTCGGTGATGGCGCTGGTGGACGATGCCACTTTCTATATCCAGGCCTATTTCGAGGAAACCAAGCTGCCGCGCATTCGTGTCGGCGATACGGTGAACGTGTGGTTGATGGGCGCGGGCGAGTCGATGCAGGGTCATGTGGAAAGCATCAGCCGCGGGATCACCGACCGCAATTCGACACCTGACGGGCAGTTGCTGCCGGAAGTGGAGCCCACCTTCAACTGGGTGCGGCTGGCGCAGCGGATTCCGGTGCGCATACGGTTGGACCAGATCCCCGAGGGGGTGACCCTGAGCGCGGGGATGACAGCTAGCGTGCAGGTGCATGAGGACCAGGGGCAGCGATGA
- a CDS encoding SDR family oxidoreductase: MNKPLIIVTGASSGIGAATARLFSAAGHPLLLIARRLERLEALALPNALCRAVDIRDRAALVAAVKEAESLHGPADALVNNAGVMLLGQMSEQDPEQWERMFDINVKGLLNGVHALVGGMLERRHGTLINVSSVAGRKTFPNHVAYVGSKFAVHGLSENLREELAPHNVRVVTIAPGAVETELLGHTTDEDIKRGYEAWKANDMGGVVLSAEDVAGAILWAYQQPQQVCIREIVLAATAQQP; the protein is encoded by the coding sequence ATGAACAAACCACTGATCATCGTCACCGGCGCCAGCTCCGGCATCGGTGCCGCCACCGCCCGTCTGTTTTCCGCCGCGGGCCACCCTTTGCTGCTGATTGCCCGGCGCCTGGAGCGCCTGGAAGCCCTGGCACTGCCCAATGCCCTGTGCCGTGCGGTGGACATCCGTGATCGTGCCGCGCTGGTGGCGGCCGTGAAGGAAGCCGAATCCCTGCATGGGCCGGCCGACGCGCTGGTGAACAACGCCGGGGTGATGCTGCTAGGGCAGATGAGCGAGCAGGACCCGGAGCAGTGGGAGCGCATGTTCGACATCAATGTGAAGGGGCTGCTCAATGGGGTGCATGCGCTGGTCGGCGGCATGCTCGAGCGGCGCCATGGCACGCTGATCAACGTCAGCTCCGTGGCCGGGCGCAAGACCTTCCCCAACCATGTCGCCTATGTCGGCAGCAAGTTCGCCGTGCATGGCTTGTCGGAGAACCTGCGCGAGGAGCTGGCACCGCACAACGTGCGCGTGGTCACCATCGCACCGGGAGCGGTGGAGACCGAGTTGCTGGGGCATACCACCGACGAGGACATCAAGCGCGGCTACGAGGCTTGGAAAGCCAATGACATGGGCGGCGTGGTGCTGAGTGCCGAGGATGTGGCCGGGGCGATCCTGTGGGCCTACCAGCAGCCACAACAGGTGTGCATTCGCGAAATCGTACTGGCAGCCACCGCACAGCAGCCCTGA
- a CDS encoding LysR family transcriptional regulator codes for MDIRHLKAFIAVFEERNITVAAQRLCVAQPTLSVTIRQLEDDLGAELFLRQARGVEVSEQARELYPLACRMVAEADALRLRFRQGQERVPLTLGIEADIAPAQVESCVRLASQAVPGLQLTLLEGCAGDARLADEAQRCEDELFLPLWDEAFVLAMTTGSQPDGRWITCPQHPSHQRLMSLYDEGEQVGQAGSLQQSLIMVAAGLGSAWLPQSLVERYPGVYWQPAPGLSLRRRVGLCLTTQALALPALASLHQALMGT; via the coding sequence ATGGATATCCGTCACCTCAAGGCGTTCATCGCGGTATTCGAAGAGCGCAACATCACTGTAGCCGCCCAGCGCCTGTGCGTGGCCCAGCCGACCTTGTCGGTAACCATTCGCCAGCTGGAGGACGACCTGGGCGCCGAACTGTTCCTGCGCCAGGCCCGTGGCGTCGAAGTCAGCGAACAGGCTCGCGAACTCTACCCCCTGGCTTGTCGCATGGTGGCCGAAGCCGATGCATTGCGCCTGCGTTTTCGCCAGGGCCAGGAGCGGGTGCCCTTGACCTTGGGCATCGAGGCGGATATCGCCCCGGCCCAGGTCGAGTCCTGCGTGCGTCTGGCCAGCCAGGCGGTGCCCGGGTTGCAACTGACCTTGCTGGAAGGATGCGCCGGGGATGCACGACTGGCCGATGAGGCCCAGCGGTGTGAGGACGAACTGTTCCTGCCGCTGTGGGACGAGGCCTTTGTCCTGGCGATGACCACAGGCAGCCAACCGGATGGACGCTGGATCACCTGCCCGCAGCACCCCTCGCACCAGCGGCTGATGAGCCTCTATGACGAGGGGGAGCAGGTCGGGCAGGCCGGCTCGCTGCAGCAGTCTCTTATCATGGTCGCCGCTGGCCTGGGGAGTGCCTGGCTGCCCCAGTCGCTGGTCGAGCGGTATCCAGGGGTCTATTGGCAACCCGCCCCAGGGCTGTCGTTGCGCCGCCGTGTCGGTTTGTGCCTCACCACCCAGGCCCTGGCGCTGCCGGCATTGGCCAGCTTGCACCAGGCACTCATGGGGACTTGA
- a CDS encoding SDR family NAD(P)-dependent oxidoreductase — MTRKIALITGASRGLGRNAAEHLAARGIDIIGTYHSKADEAQAVAARLEQAGVRAAMLQLDVSDSASFATFIERLGDTLEQRFGRRQLDFLVNNAGIGLNVPFSETSEAQFEQLLNIQLKGPFFLTQRLLPLIADGGRIVNISTGLTRFTLPGYAAYAAMKGAMEVLTRYQAKELGPRGIRVNILAPGAIETDFGGGVVRDNAQVNDFIAGNTALGRVGLPDDIGAAIALLLEEGNGWITGQRLEVSGGMFL; from the coding sequence ATGACTCGCAAGATCGCCCTGATCACCGGCGCCAGCCGCGGCCTGGGCCGCAACGCCGCCGAACACCTCGCCGCCCGCGGCATCGATATCATCGGCACTTACCACAGCAAGGCCGACGAGGCCCAGGCCGTGGCAGCAAGGCTGGAACAGGCCGGCGTGCGGGCGGCCATGTTGCAGCTGGACGTCAGTGACAGCGCCAGCTTCGCCACCTTCATCGAACGCCTGGGTGACACCCTTGAGCAGCGCTTTGGCCGCCGTCAGCTGGACTTCCTGGTGAACAACGCCGGCATCGGCTTGAATGTGCCGTTCAGCGAAACCAGCGAAGCGCAGTTCGAGCAGTTGCTGAACATCCAGCTCAAGGGCCCCTTCTTCCTGACCCAGCGCCTGCTACCCTTGATTGCCGACGGTGGACGCATCGTCAATATTTCCACCGGCCTGACCCGCTTCACCCTGCCCGGCTATGCCGCCTATGCGGCGATGAAGGGGGCGATGGAAGTGCTGACCCGTTACCAAGCCAAGGAGCTGGGGCCACGCGGCATCCGGGTGAACATACTTGCGCCGGGCGCCATCGAGACCGACTTCGGCGGTGGCGTGGTGCGCGACAACGCGCAAGTCAACGATTTCATTGCCGGGAACACCGCGCTCGGGCGGGTTGGCTTGCCCGATGATATTGGCGCGGCCATCGCGTTGTTGCTGGAAGAGGGCAACGGCTGGATCACCGGGCAGCGCCTGGAGGTCTCCGGCGGCATGTTCCTCTGA